The following coding sequences are from one Melopsittacus undulatus isolate bMelUnd1 chromosome 14, bMelUnd1.mat.Z, whole genome shotgun sequence window:
- the TENT5B gene encoding terminal nucleotidyltransferase 5B yields the protein MLEAAGPTGPAPDGGERFSVLSWEQVQRLDQILGEAVPIHGRGNFPTLSVRPRTIVQVVRSRLEKKGIAVHNVRLNGSAASHVLHQDSGLGYKDLDLIFGVDLKTEDVFQLVKDVVMDCLLDFLPKGVNKDKITPMTLKEAYVQKLVKVCNETDRWSLISLSNNSGKNVELKFVDSVRRQFEFSVDSFQIILDSFLLFGECSENPMAENFHPTVTGESMYGDFEEAMDHLRNRVIATRNPEEIRGGGLLKYCNLLVRGFKPKSKVDMKLLQRYMCSRFFIDFSDIGEQQRKLECYLQSHFVGMESKRYDYLMTLHRVVNESTVCLMGHERRQILNLIAMLALRVLAEQNIIPTVTNVTCYYQPAPYVSEINFNYYVTHVQPFLPCNQSYPTWLPCN from the exons ATGCTGGAAGCCGCGGGGCCCACGGGGCCCGCTCCGGACGGCGGGGAGCGCTTCAGTGTCCTGTCCTGGGAGCAGGTGCAGCGGCTGGACCAGATCCTGGGCGAGGCCGTGCCCATCCACGGCCGCGGTAACTTCCCCACGCTGTCGGTGCGGCCCCGGACCATCGTGCAG GTTGTCCGTAGTCgcctggagaagaaaggaattGCAGTCCATAACGTCAGGTTGAATGGTTCAGCAGCTAGTCACGTTCTACATCAAGACAGTGGCTTGGGATACAAAGACCTGGATCTCATCTTTGGCGTGGATCTGAAGACCGAAGATGTCTTCCAGCTTGTTAAAGATGTGGTCATGGACTGCCTGCTGGACTTCCTCCCCAAAGGTGTCAACAAAGACAAGATCACCCCCATGACGCTGAAGGAGGCGTATgtgcagaagctggtgaaggTGTGCAATGAGACCGACCGCTGGAGCCTCATATCCCTCTCCAACAACAGCGGCAAGAATGTGGAGCTCAAGTTCGTGGACTCGGTCAGGCGGCAGTTTGAGTTCAGTGTGGATTCCTTCCAGATCATCCTGGATTCCTTTCTGCTCTTTGGAGAGTGTTCTGAGAACCCCATGGCCGAGAACTTCCACCCCACGGTCACCGGGGAGAGCATGTATGGGGACTTCGAGGAGGCCATGGACCATCTCCGCAACAGGGTCATCGCCACGAGGAACCCCGAGGAGATCAGAGGTGGGGGGCTTCTGAAATACTGCAACCTCCTGGTGAGGGGATTTAAGCCCAAATCAAAAGTGGATATGAAGTTGCTCCAGAGGTACATGTGCTCCAGGTTTTTCATAGACTTCTCTGACATTGGTGAGCAGCAGAGGAAGCTGGAGTGTTACCTTCAGAGCCACTTTGTGGGCATGGAGAGCAAACGATATGACTATCTGATGACCCTCCACAGGGTGGTCAATGAGAGCACAGTCTGTCTTATGGGACACGAGCGGAGGCAGATCCTGAACCTCATTGCCATGCTGGCTTTGAGAGTCCTGGCTGAGCAGAACATCATCCCCACGGTCACAAACGTTACCTGCTACTACCAGCCAGCTCCTTATGTCAGTGAAATAAACTTCAACTACTATGTCACCCACGTGCAGCCCTTCCTGCCTTGCAATCAGTCTTACCCAACGTGGCTTCCCTGTAACTGA
- the SLC9A1 gene encoding sodium/hydrogen exchanger 1, whose protein sequence is MGAAALRALPWALLLLGPLLPGQGLQANSEPPQRPPAPLPAGDGGGFTTAPPGSAQEMLPLHPQPPNASAEEHAKTRKAFPVLGIDYTHVRIPFEISLWILLACLMKLGFHVIPSVSSIVPESCLLIVVGLLVGGLIKGVGEKPPILKSDIFFLFLLPPIILDAGYFLPLRQFTENLGTILIFAVVGTLWNAFFLGGLMYAVCQLGGPGLNHIGLLANLLFGSIISAVDPVAVLAVFEEIHINELLHILVFGESLLNDAVTVVLYHLFEEFATFEQVTIIDIILGFLSFFVVSLGGVFVGVIYGVIAAFTSRFTSHIRVIEPLFVFLYSYMAYLSAELFHLSGIMALIASGVVMRPYVEANISHKSHTTIKYFLKMWSSVSETLIFIFLGVSTVAGHHYWNWTFVISTLLFCLIARVLGVLVLTWFINKFRIVKLTPKDQFIIAYGGLRGAIAFSLGYLLDYSHFGMRDMFLTAIITVIFFTVFVQGMTIRPLVDLLAVKKKQETKRSINEEIHTQFLDHLLTGIEDICGHYGHHHWKDKLNRFNKKYVKKCLIAGERSKEPQLIAFYHKMEMKQAIELVESGGIGKIPSAVSTVSIQNINPKTLPVERALPALSKDKEEEIRKILRNNLQKTRQRLRSYNRHTLVADPYEEAWNQMLLRRQKVRQLEQKMNNYLTVPAHRLDSPTMSRARIGSDPLAYEPKADSENLPIITIDPASPQSPESVDLMNEDPKGCSGLPPSPEEDEEGLVMRVREPSSPGTDDVFTPGTGDSPSNQRMLRCLSDPGPRPEPEEGEPFIPKGQ, encoded by the exons ATGGGCGCCGCGGCCCTGCGAGCGCTgccctgggcactgctgctgctggggccgCTGCTGCCCGGACAGGGCCTGCAGGCTAACTCCGAGCCCCCCCAGCggcccccggccccgctgcctgCCGGCGACGGCGGCGGCTTCACCACGGCACCGCCCGGCTCCGCGCAGGAGATGCTGCCGCTGCACCCGCAGCCGCCCAACGCCTCGGCCGAGGAGCACGCCAAGACCCGCAAAGCCTTCCCCGTCCTGGGCATCGACTACACCCACGTCCGCATCCCCTTCGAGATCTCCCTCTGGATCCTCCTGGCCTGCCTCATGAAGCTGG gCTTCCATGTGATCCCTTCGGTGTCCAGCATCGTTCCcgagagctgcctgctcatcGTGGTGGGCCTTTTGGTCGGGGGCCTCATCAAAGGGGTGGGTGAAAAGCCCCCCATCCTCAAGTCAGacatcttcttcctcttcctcctcccccccatcATCTTGGACGCCGGCTATTTCCTCCCCTTGCGCCAATTCACTGAGAACCTGGGCACCATCCTCATCTTCGCTGTGGTGGGAACACTCTGGAATGCCTTCTTCTTGGGTGGTTTGATGTATGCCGTGTGCCAGCTCGGTGGCCCTGGCCTCAACCACATTGGCCTCTTGGCCAACCTGCTCTTCGGCAGCATCATCTCTGCCGTGGACCCggtggctgtgctggctgtCTTTGAGGAGATCCACATCAATGAGCTGCTCCACATCCTGGTCTTCGGGGAGTCCCTGCTCAATGATGCTGTCACGGTG GTCCTGTACCACCTCTTTGAGGAGTTTGCCACCTTCGAGCAGGTGACCATCATCGACATCATCCTCGGCTTCCTCAGCTTCTTCGTGGTGTCTCTGGGCGGCGTCTTCGTGGGGGTCATTTATGGGGTGATCGCTGCCTTCACGTCCCGCTTCACCTCCCACATCCGAGTCATCGAGCCCCTCTTCGTCTTCCTCTACAGCTACATGGCCTATCTCTCTGCTGAGCTCTTCCACCTCTCTGGCATCATGGC GCTCATCGCCTCCGGTGTGGTCATGCGGCCCTATGTGGAAGCCAACATCTCCCACAAGTCCCACACCACTATCAAGTACTTCCTCAAGATGTGGAGCAGTGTGAGCGAGACCCTCATCTTCATCTTCCTGGGTGTCTCCACTGTGGCTGGCCACCACTACTGGAACTGGACCTTCGTCATCAGCACGCTGCTCTTCTGCCTCATCGCAAGGGTTCTGG GTGTCCTGGTCCTCACCTGGTTCATCAACAAGTTCCGGATCGTGAAGCTGACACCAAAGGACCAGTTCATCATCGCCTATGGGGGCCTGCGGGGAGCCATCGCCTTCTCCCTCGGGTACCTCCTGGACTACAGTCATTTTGGCATGAGGGACATGTTCCTCACGGCCATCATCACGGTCATCTTCTTCACCGTTTTCGTGCAG GGCATGACCATCCGGCCCTTGGTGGACCTGCTGGCTGTAAAGAAGAAGCAGGAGACAAAGCGCTCCATCAATGAAGAGATCCACACGCAG TTCTTGGATCACCTTCTGACAGGGATCGAAGACATCTGTGGTCACTATGGGCATCACCACTGGAAGGACAA GCTGAACCGCTTCAACAAGAAGTACGTGAAGAAGTGCCTGATCGCAGGGGAGCGCTCCAAGGAGCCCCAGCTCATCGCCTTCTACCATAAGATGGAGATGAAGCAGGCAATCGAGCTGGTGGAGAGCGGGGGCATAGGCAAGATCCCCTCGGCTGTCTCTACTGTGTCCATCCA GAACATCAACCCCAAGACGCTCCCTGTGGAGCGTGCCCTTCCTGCCCTGTCCAAGGACAAGGAGGAGGAAATCCGCAAGATCCTTCGCAACAACCTGCAGAAGACCAGGCAGAGG TTGAGATCCTACAACCGGCACACGCTTGTGGCCGACCCGTACGAGGAGGCCTGGAACCAGATGCTGCTGCGGAGGCAGAAGGTCCggcagctggagcagaag ATGAACAACTACCTGACGGTGCCGGCTCACAGGCTGGATTCACCCACCATGTCCCGGGCTCGCATAGGCTCAG ACCCTCTGGCCTATGAACCCAAGGCAGACTCCGAGAACCTGCCCATCATCACCATTGACCCGGCCTCGCCGCAGTCCCCGGAGTCCGTGGACCTGATGAATGAGGATCCCAAGGGCTGCAGTGGGCTCCCACCCTCACcggaggaggatgaggaggggcTGGTGATGCGGGTGAGGGAGCCTTCATCCCCGGGCACCGACGATGTCTTCACCCCGGGCACCGGTGACAGCCCCAGCAACCAGCGGATGCTGCGATGCCTCAGTGACCCAGGACCCCGGCCAGAGCCCGAGGAGGGGGAGCCCTTCATCCCCAAGGGGCAGTAG